A window of Chloracidobacterium sp. N contains these coding sequences:
- a CDS encoding ATP-binding protein, which translates to MSSPEPLFAAYLQALKICLDDPAGLPTALTSLTASLAAASTDTHRLTALHHEALAALLEAGTLSPSALMRAGELLAALQDEQFHAREASLTTQTWHRLFDHFPLPVWSFDPQNLKIEYGNVAALELYGYPADEWVGMDVRQLATTDTAVAWQDYLVQAPCQKVAMERFTQPVAWRHQTKAGVPISVHLSLARLELCAREFCVAVAEETFGRQQREEQFRRMQRLEAIGQLTSGVAHNFNNILSVIQGYAEMIGARSSQLDARLAKQRSSILTAAKRGAELVRQLMIFSRKSDSVALVQDINPVAAETAVLAERILSARVTFTRQLHPEALFVSIDAGQLSQCLLNLIVNARDAMPEGGTLTVKTTRHFLTEDQLIPSPERIRACATPPAPGDYAVIAVSDTGVGMSAETRHRLFEPFFTTKPAGKGTGLGLAAVYGCVTEAGGFIEVESKLGLGTTFHLFLPMAEADPSLVPRARLSWRPTGNYVGLTALVVEDEPDLLELVCEWLTDAGFSVLSAQTAEEALHHIVAQSGKPIHLLITDDILPEGGGQRVFQDIAREYPNCRCILMSGSFGARDRATDLPLDTVFLAKPFSENELLHAVKQVVTEKKPE; encoded by the coding sequence ATGTCTTCTCCAGAACCACTGTTTGCAGCCTATTTGCAGGCGCTCAAGATCTGCCTCGACGATCCGGCCGGCCTTCCAACGGCGCTCACCTCCCTGACGGCATCACTCGCGGCAGCTTCCACCGACACACACCGGCTCACGGCGCTTCACCATGAAGCCTTGGCAGCCCTGCTTGAAGCGGGAACCTTGTCTCCGTCCGCCCTGATGCGTGCCGGAGAGCTGCTGGCGGCCCTGCAGGACGAACAGTTCCACGCCCGCGAAGCCTCCCTGACAACCCAAACCTGGCACCGGCTTTTCGACCACTTTCCGCTGCCGGTCTGGTCGTTCGACCCTCAAAACCTGAAGATTGAGTACGGAAACGTCGCCGCCCTGGAACTCTATGGCTATCCAGCCGATGAGTGGGTGGGGATGGATGTGCGGCAATTGGCCACGACAGATACGGCTGTTGCCTGGCAGGACTACCTTGTGCAGGCCCCCTGCCAGAAAGTGGCGATGGAAAGGTTCACCCAGCCGGTGGCCTGGCGGCATCAGACCAAAGCGGGTGTCCCCATCAGTGTGCACCTCTCCCTGGCCCGTCTGGAGCTGTGCGCCAGGGAATTTTGTGTCGCCGTGGCCGAAGAAACCTTCGGCCGGCAACAGCGGGAAGAGCAGTTCCGGCGCATGCAGCGCCTGGAAGCCATCGGGCAACTGACCTCCGGCGTGGCCCACAACTTCAACAACATCCTGTCCGTCATCCAAGGCTATGCCGAAATGATTGGGGCGCGGTCCAGCCAGCTCGATGCGCGCCTCGCCAAGCAGCGGTCGTCCATTCTGACGGCAGCCAAGCGTGGCGCTGAACTCGTGCGGCAGCTTATGATTTTCAGCCGCAAAAGCGACTCCGTTGCCCTCGTTCAGGACATCAATCCGGTTGCGGCCGAAACGGCCGTTCTCGCCGAGCGCATCCTGTCGGCGCGGGTGACATTCACCAGGCAGCTTCATCCAGAGGCCTTGTTCGTGTCCATAGACGCCGGACAGCTCTCGCAGTGCCTGCTCAACCTCATTGTCAATGCGCGGGATGCCATGCCGGAAGGCGGCACCCTGACCGTGAAGACGACGCGACATTTCCTCACGGAAGACCAGCTTATCCCCTCACCGGAACGCATCCGGGCCTGTGCCACCCCGCCTGCGCCCGGCGATTACGCCGTCATCGCGGTTTCGGACACCGGCGTTGGCATGAGCGCCGAAACGCGCCACCGTCTCTTTGAACCCTTTTTCACCACCAAACCAGCCGGTAAAGGCACGGGTCTCGGCCTGGCGGCCGTCTATGGCTGTGTGACCGAAGCCGGTGGCTTCATTGAAGTGGAGTCCAAACTTGGGTTGGGAACGACGTTTCACCTGTTCCTGCCCATGGCCGAAGCCGATCCGAGCCTGGTGCCCAGAGCGCGTCTGTCCTGGCGTCCGACCGGCAACTACGTCGGTCTGACGGCGCTCGTCGTCGAAGATGAACCGGACCTGCTCGAACTCGTCTGCGAGTGGCTCACCGATGCCGGCTTTTCAGTTCTCTCCGCCCAAACCGCCGAAGAGGCGCTTCACCACATCGTGGCGCAGAGTGGCAAACCCATTCACCTGCTCATCACCGATGACATCCTGCCGGAAGGCGGCGGACAGCGTGTCTTTCAGGACATCGCCAGAGAATATCCGAACTGCCGGTGTATTCTCATGAGCGGTTCTTTTGGCGCCCGCGACCGGGCGACGGATTTGCCGCTGGACACGGTGTTTCTGGCCAAGCCCTTCAGCGAAAATGAACTCCTGCATGCTGTCAAACAGGTCGTGACCGAAAAGAAGCCTGAATAA
- a CDS encoding carbohydrate binding family 9 domain-containing protein has translation MPFRTAVGLLTCLLTWLLVATGTGRASAAGDTALTLPLLATPPVVDGRLEPDEWQVAVKVELPFQVEPGDNAPASEKTEAWLARDDQHLYLAFQAHDTDSQSIRARVTRRDDIDDDDYVIVMLDTYNDHVRAYRLSFNPLGIQSDGFINQEGDVDNTWDGIFRSKGRVTANGYVVEIAIPFKTLRFRAGKDAVWGLHLQRWIARKAERTSWQPVSRQVSNLLVQSGELRGFDDLRISRTLDVVPIVIGSLNDERRPDGRVATFRKAEAGLTVAFSITPNITLTATANPDFSQVEADTPQVNVNQRFILFFPERRPFFLEGQEFFRSLAVNEQYNGLSPFNSRTIVDPDWGAKLTGKVGRNTFAFLAASDRAPGKRVAPGQTGAGANALFLVGRYQRDFWRDSAIGGFFTRTHWAGTTNQAAAVDTRVRVRSDTTLRGQFTQTQTTTPDGLTQRGKSFTVNYSLFGRNWRIFADHQQVDPTYRNDAGFVDRTGYQGTFAEVGYAFRPVDDRKWYAEIWPFVQAYRSQTSTGFPELQNVKPGIDVTLRRGIFFYAGYEFNRDGFAGRVLSHRAVQLRHSVTRFKRLTFSGNLSFGTGLNLDPSNTTVGRRLDLRETITFRPNERLNLELLYLKSRLRDQRTRSPFFDQNIFRLRTTYQFTQNTSFRGLFDYDSAARRFGLSVLYAYNPYPNTAVFVGYNDLLFNGFDPIAGRRTPGLFRQARTFFFKLSYNFRL, from the coding sequence ATGCCGTTCCGTACCGCTGTGGGATTACTCACCTGCCTGCTGACCTGGCTTCTGGTGGCGACCGGCACAGGACGGGCAAGCGCAGCGGGAGACACGGCACTCACGTTGCCGCTCCTTGCCACACCGCCCGTAGTGGATGGCAGGCTTGAGCCGGACGAATGGCAGGTAGCCGTCAAGGTCGAACTGCCATTCCAGGTTGAACCGGGCGACAACGCCCCGGCTTCAGAAAAAACAGAAGCCTGGCTGGCACGTGATGATCAACACCTGTACCTGGCCTTCCAGGCGCACGACACGGATTCGCAGTCCATTCGCGCGCGCGTGACCCGACGGGACGACATTGACGATGATGATTATGTCATCGTGATGCTTGACACCTACAATGACCACGTGCGGGCATACCGGTTGAGCTTCAACCCGCTGGGCATTCAATCCGACGGCTTTATCAACCAGGAAGGAGACGTTGACAACACTTGGGACGGCATCTTCAGGTCAAAGGGGCGCGTCACCGCCAATGGCTATGTGGTCGAGATCGCGATTCCATTCAAAACCCTGCGTTTTCGGGCTGGTAAGGATGCGGTGTGGGGACTGCATCTCCAGCGGTGGATTGCCCGCAAAGCCGAGCGCACGTCATGGCAGCCCGTGTCACGCCAGGTATCGAACCTTCTGGTTCAAAGTGGCGAACTCCGGGGGTTTGACGACCTGCGGATCAGTCGCACACTTGATGTCGTTCCTATCGTCATCGGCTCGCTCAACGACGAACGACGCCCTGACGGACGGGTGGCCACCTTCCGCAAGGCCGAGGCCGGGCTTACCGTCGCTTTCTCCATCACACCCAACATCACCCTCACCGCGACGGCCAATCCCGATTTTTCACAGGTTGAAGCTGATACGCCGCAGGTCAATGTCAACCAGCGCTTCATACTCTTTTTCCCGGAACGTCGGCCCTTCTTTCTGGAAGGACAGGAATTCTTTCGGAGTCTGGCCGTAAACGAACAGTACAACGGGCTTTCGCCGTTCAACAGTCGGACCATCGTTGATCCAGACTGGGGTGCCAAGCTGACAGGCAAAGTTGGCCGGAATACCTTTGCCTTTCTGGCGGCCAGCGACCGTGCGCCCGGCAAGCGGGTGGCTCCCGGACAGACTGGAGCCGGCGCCAATGCCCTGTTCCTCGTTGGACGCTACCAGCGGGACTTCTGGCGGGACTCGGCCATCGGCGGCTTTTTCACCAGGACGCACTGGGCCGGCACAACCAACCAGGCGGCAGCGGTGGATACGCGCGTCCGTGTGCGCTCAGATACCACGCTTCGGGGGCAGTTCACGCAAACCCAAACCACCACGCCCGACGGACTGACACAACGCGGCAAATCATTTACAGTCAACTACAGCTTATTCGGGCGCAACTGGCGCATTTTTGCCGATCACCAGCAGGTGGACCCCACGTATCGCAACGATGCCGGGTTCGTGGATCGAACCGGCTACCAGGGAACATTTGCTGAAGTGGGTTATGCCTTTCGTCCGGTTGATGACAGAAAGTGGTATGCCGAAATCTGGCCGTTCGTCCAGGCTTATCGCTCACAAACCAGCACGGGATTCCCCGAACTCCAGAACGTCAAGCCTGGTATTGATGTGACACTGCGCCGGGGTATTTTTTTCTATGCGGGCTATGAGTTCAACCGCGATGGCTTTGCCGGCAGGGTTCTTTCACACCGGGCAGTGCAACTACGACACTCGGTTACGCGCTTCAAGCGTCTGACATTTTCGGGCAACCTGAGTTTTGGAACCGGACTCAACCTTGACCCCTCCAACACCACGGTTGGTCGGCGTCTCGACCTGCGTGAAACCATCACCTTTCGCCCCAATGAACGACTCAACCTGGAACTGCTCTATCTGAAAAGCCGCCTGCGCGACCAGCGCACCAGGAGTCCCTTCTTCGATCAAAATATCTTTCGCCTGCGCACAACGTACCAGTTCACCCAGAACACATCCTTTCGCGGGCTGTTTGACTACGACAGCGCCGCCCGTCGCTTTGGGCTGAGCGTGCTCTATGCCTATAACCCATACCCCAACACAGCGGTCTTTGTGGGCTATAACGACTTGCTGTTCAACGGCTTTGACCCTATCGCCGGACGCCGGACGCCGGGACTTTTTCGCCAGGCCCGGACGTTCTTTTTCAAGCTGTCATATAACTTCCGGCTTTGA